The Candidatus Deferrimicrobium borealis DNA window GGCGGACCTCAATCCTCACCGGCCCACCGCTTGGCCAGCGCTTCCGCTTCCTCCTTCGACTCCACAACGGTCGACGGGCGGGGGTCTTTCAGGGACTCCGAGACCGCTCTGCGAACCTCCGGAGTCCACGCCCAGAGCTGGTGCTTCGGGATGGTCGCAACGGGCATGAGGACCAGGCGGCCGTCGGGGG harbors:
- a CDS encoding AbrB/MazE/SpoVT family DNA-binding domain-containing protein, with the protein product PDGRLVLMPVATIPKHQLWAWTPEVRRAVSESLKDPRPSTVVESKEEAEALAKRWAGED